GGAGAATTACCGCAGGTTCTTACTCTGAATGCAGATACAACTAGAGCTGCAGAAGATGGAAATAAACGTTGCACGAGAAGAACGTTACCTTGAGGAGATCTCATATCTGCTGTTGATGACCGTGCAGGGGACACCAGCTATAGTGACAGAGTTCTGGATGTCTTCAGCTTTCTGTCCAAGATTGGAACCTGAGATGGTCACAACAGTACCACCTTCTACTGGTCCAGAGATGGGCTCCATCTGCAACGCACAGTCACGGAGAAGTTCAAAAACGAGTCCATGTCACTGTCTGAAGACACGTCAACCATAAAAAGACAAGGACCCAAATCAAGCCTCACTAAGTGGATGACGGGTGCTGGGCAGGACTGCTTGATTTCGCCAGCGCAGGAGTCCCGGTAACTGCATTTGGAGCGAGCTCCCCCGCACCACGCACAGCCGTACTTCTGATCAGCTGTACGACACCGGCTGCAGTCTGACCGGCCCACAGAGCAGTTAAACAGCGTCACTGGAACAGAGAGGATACCGGGAGTCAATAACACCGCATAATCTGAAGAGAGAATCTCAATGAGATCTATATCAGTAGCTCTCTTGTCTAACCTACCATGAAGGTCGTCCGCACTATCAATCTGAAAGGTGTTTCTCCTCCTCACATTGATCATGGCATTGTACTCCTCCACAAAAGCAGTATAGGCGTACTGCAACATGACAGAAATAAGGTAGTCTTAGCAGTGACCACAATCACAGCTGCCCacatacagtgccgtgaaaaaaaAAGGTACTTGCCCACTTTCTGATTTTTGATACGGAACGTTATCAGATCtacaaccaaaacctaatattaggtAAAGGGatcctgagtttacaaataaaaataaaaaattggactcaagtttgccaaaaagcacctggatgatcaagACTATTGGAAGAATGTTCTAAAGACAGGGgagtcaaaagtataacttttgaGACGACATGGGTTCCCTCATGCCTGGCGGAAACGAAACACTGCATTCTACAGTAGGAACCTTATACCACCGGTCCAGCATGGAGGTGGTAGTGTGATGTTttagggatgctttgctgcctcaggacctggacgacttgccttaatagaaggaaccttGTATTCTGCACTGTATCAGACAATTTTACAGGAGAATGTCTAGCCATCCTTCTGTgagctgaagcacagctgggtcatgcagcaagacaatgatccaaaacacaatcaagtctacatgaaaatggctaaaaaggaCCACATtttaagttttggaatggcctagacaaagtccagacctaatcccaattgagatgtgacaggacttgaaacgagcagttcacgCTTGAAcacccacaaatgtcgctgagttaaagcagttctacatggaagagtgggccaaaattcctctaCCGTGActaatcaacaactacaggaagcatttggttggagtcattgcagctacaGGTGGCACACCCAGTTATTGTGTGTAagagggcaattactttttcacaaaaaggtattgggtgttgcataactgtttatgaaataaattaaatatgtATGTaattgttatttgttcactcaggttccctttatataatattaggttttggttgaagacgATAAcattcagtaaaaaaaaatatgcaaaagttgAGAAGATTTTAAAgcgggcaaatactttttcacagcactataGTTGAAATATCACTCTTCAAAAAAAACATGAAACACCATGCAGACAAACGCTGTTCAAATGAACAGCACTGTTGCAATACCACATAGGCTGATATTGTATGAAGACTGACCTGGTGTAGCTGGCAGGTGATGAAGTAGAGAGAGGGCTGGGTGTCGTCTGGCTCCACGTACGCGTCGACCACCACTGACCGCCCTTCGATGGTCAGCACACACTCATAGTCCAGATCCtcatcctgaacacacacacacacacacacacacacacacacacacacacacacacacacacacacacacacacacacaccacgttttaCACACCACGCATCTTGGGTAAAGTAAACCATCAGCCATTTTGGTTTTGCAAGCATTCCTCACACACCTGGAAGAGGTGAAGGTGGCGTCCCACCAGAGTGATCTTCCGCTCCACATTAACAGGAAGTAGAGAGGAGCCCTGGACCTTCTCCACACACGGGCAGTCCTGCTCATATTATAAAAACATACGTTGCAGGACATACACACATGGGACATATGACCTCAAACAACACACCAGCTTACATTTTCAGGTGAGGTCTCACCAATTTCAAATCATTAAACTAGACTGACTGTGTGAACAATTCAGCAAATCCCACACCAAAATGTAGCTCTACAGTCTAAAAGTGTATTATATGCGACTGAAGTGAAGAATAAAAACACTGACAAAGCGTAAAACAAAAAACAGCAGGTTTAGTGCAAACTGAAGACAGCCATTTTTGATGGTTTGATATCCAAAGTATTGACAGTTGACCACTTCAATGACACTCAAAACATAAAACGTAATGGCGATGCAATGTTTGCACACATCAGACATAAATAAGGGTAGGAATTTTGAATCAAATTAAGAGTAACCTATTTTACACGATGCCAATGCAACTGCACTTATCCGATTCAGTGCATGTGTTGTACTGGGTGCATCAGCTAGACTGCCACTGAAAGACCCCACTCACCGGCAGATCCATTTCAGAGGAGTCAGACTGGTAGTCTGCTGAAGAGTCAGGGTCAGGTGTGAGGGTAAAGGATTGAGAGGGCTGGCTTGGGTCATCATCTTCAGAGGGCACTGTGGCAGAGGATGTTGGAgggtccgtctctgtctctccctctcccttctcccattCCTTTGTCCAGGGGGGTGAGTCTGTACCTTCAGAGGGGGCCAGGCGGACTTCATCCCCGTCAGAGCCAGTGGGCAGGTCCATTAACAGGGGGACTTCATCCCCGTCAGAGCCAGTGGGCAGGTCCATTAACAGGGGGACTTCATCCCCGTCAGAGCCAGTGGGCAGGTCCATTAACAGGGGGACTTCCTCCCCGTCAGAGCCAGTGGGCAGGTCCATTAACAGGGGGACTTCCTCCCCGTCAGAGCCAGTGGGCAGGTCCATTAACAGGCGGACTTCCTCCCCGTCAGAGCCAGTGGGCAGGTCCATTAACAGGGGGACACCACTAGCAGTGGTTGAGGTAGTGTCAGAGGAGGGCTCCGGCTCAGTGTGGTCAGTGTCGGTGAGTCCATCTGTACTACTAGGAGCCACAGTTTCTGGAGACTCGGGCCAGTCTAGCAGCTCAACCCGAGTGACTGTTGTCTGCTCCGTCTCCCCTGTTCCAGCAGTAGTCCTGGGGAGGCTCCCATCTCCATCCACTGAGGTCTCTCCAGCGGTGGTCTGTGTCCCTGCCTGCAGACTGGTTGTCACCTCTAGTGTTGCAGTGGTAGCCTGAGTGGCCAGTGTGGTTGAGGGTGTTGTGGTGGCAATGGTTGGTGAGAGGGTGGTGGGGACTGCGGTTGGcttgggggtggtggtgatgggggtggtggatgggggcACAGGTGTGCTGGCCTGGACTGGGGGAGAGGTCCTAATGGATGTCTCTGTGGGTGGGAGTGTTGGAGCAGCCAGGAGAGTTGGAGTTAGAGTGTCAGATTGTTTGGTTGCTGGGGGAGTGAATGTTGGTTTGAACTTGAGATGGTAACACAAtgagcagagagggggagaggagggagacgatGGTAAAACAAGAGGAATAGCAAGAAATATATGCAAATAAATACATAAAGACTGAAATCACAAAAAAACTAACCGTTTACTAAAAAAAAGTAAAATTTAAAACAAAGACAATGGAACACGACAAAACATAAATAGACAGGACACGTACAAACTAACAGCTACCTAGGAGGCAGATACACTACAAAGCAAACCTGAATACACTGGTTAGTATATATAGTTTGTACCAGCTAGCAGTCCTGTAACTGCACTGCCTGATAACCTGCAGGTAGACTTACGTGTTTGTTGTAAATTGTGACTCCCTCATCACAGATTTTATTGGTGCACATGTGCTGGTGAATACACCAGTTACAGCCCCAGCGACTGCTCACACACCCTCTGCACCTGaaaacagagagaagacagagacagagaggttaacagGGGGAGATATACAATTGCATTGTGGCTAGAAATGTCAGCCTTTTAACTCACGGCATGAGTCCAGAGAGCTGTTGGACCACACCACAGTCAAAGAAGGTGAACTCCCGAGCAGCCACAGTCACATTGAGGAAGCGAAGGGACAGGGGGATGGTGACTGAGTCTGAGCAGGAGAGAAGTCAGAACATCCCTAAATTACAGTACACACCAAAAGGATAGTTAGCTTTGGTGATCattaagaaagagagaggaatcaTTCTGCTTTGTAGTGTCAAATTGGACTCGCACAGATGTCACTCACCTTCTCCCTGGCCAATGGGAGGCAGCCTGCTGGCGTCGGGAGTAGAGCAGGTCACACCAGTGTCTGTGACGGTGGCCAGACGTTCCACATCCTGGTAGAAACAGCTGTATGCTTCGCCTTGCACTAGACTAGGCAACCCCTTCACTGACACAGCaatctgagagagaggagagagaggacagaaatgCATCATTTCTTTTTTCTTTCAAGCTCGAAACAAGTACtgcatctccctcctctcatgtcttacgtctgtctcctctccacgGCTGATGTTATACAGGCTCAGGGATTGGATACCGAgacactgctgctgctggtggtcaAAGCTCCACAGCCACTGGCCCTGCAGAGCCCCCCGACTGCACTGTGAACGCTGGCCACACCTGCCATCACAGGGGGAAGTGGGGTTGACGGGTTGAGCACAGGAGAGGAACAAGTGAGAAATGGGGAAGGTGATCATTCGTTAATGTTGACATTTTCCTTTGCTCTTCCTATATTTTCGAGCTCTTAACTTCAATTTTCTTTGGTATAGAATAGTCAGTTGGTGCTTCCTCACCTGCCCTCCAGAACACACCAGCCACAGTAAGGGTCTCGggctgagagacaggactgacaGTCCAGGTGATCTCCACACTCTGCCACCGGTCGCTTCTCCACCTGAAAGGTTACCCACATCTTTTTCTTAAAAACAGCTGTACTGTACAATGAAACCGTAGAGGTGCTATAATTGTGCTCGATCAATTATATATTTTTCCTAGCCCTCGCCCTGAACTACTATCAGTGAACTGCATGGTCAATAATGCATAACACGCCTGTACAGTACCTACTCTTGATCCTCTTCACTGCATTCCTGCACCAGCTGAAGACCCTAGACTGTATTAGGGGAGTcaagtagctagctagcgatGATGTGTTTGAGCGGTGTTGTTTACTCAGACTAACCATTGCGCTGGTCATGACGTAGATGTGCGTCTCCGTCTGGTCCAGCAGGAGGTCACTGCTGATGGGCGAGTTGGGCTGGATGAGCATGGAGGAGTACATCTCCACCCTGCCTCCAGAGCCTAGGAACACCTAGAGAGAAGCAGATGGTTTACGGTCAGAAACCGTCAACCATTTCCAAGTGTGAAGGTTATAAAACtcagcacatacagtacatataaaaatggaaaaagagaatTGAAAAGGCTAAAGAAGTCTTGGCTAGAATGTGTCTAAAAGCAAATTGAAGGTGCATTTGTACTGTCTGCAGGATCGTATTGTGAAGAGAACAGTTAATTTGATTGGCAGTCAGTAAATCTAATCTGGAGGATACCAAGACACCTTTGCCTAAGTGATTCATGAGCCCTCAAACTCTCAAGTTACCTGAGTTTAATGAGATTAGCATAGATTTTTATGTCAGACTCCATAAGCCTGTGCAGTGATCTCAGTGCTGTACGCAGGAATCAAATGGCTTGTCAAGTGCAGTTTCTGTCAGCACATCTTAGCAAGCTGACAAAATAAGACACTCGATTTAGAAACCTGCATGTTGTATCcacattgtatgtgtgtgttcaggcatgcatgtgcacgtgtgtgtctgAATGGTGGTTGTGGAATTTGGTGTGCAGTGATGAGATAATCCCTTTATAATGGGTAACTTCAGTCAGCTGCATACTAAGGGAGCTTTGATCAGGCACCTCAAagccctctgttctgttctgtctgagAAGGTCTCTCCCACCGGCTCGGACCACAGCTTTAACAAGGCTATCAGTCAATGTCCAGAGTAGAAGTACGTCTGAAACACTGCTATCTTGATCTAGATCTCAAGTATTAGCAAAGAAAATGCATCATGACCTACTGTAACTTGGCATACCTTGTGCAAATTCCCTTTAGAGTCTCCTAAAAAGGCAATGGTGTGCCCAGCCCTCATACCGACAGCCACAGCAGTGAGACGGGCAGATGGGCTGTCCAATACTGCCTCAGCTTCCATGGGTACCCTGCTGGCCATTGGACTGGGGGTGTGGTCAGAGCCACAGGGATACGCCTTTAGGGTGTTCTGGAACACAgagaacaaacaaaaacacatctCTCAGAACGTTCCATTCACATTATCACAGGAACTTGGTTATTCATTTTAAGTCCAACAGTATAACTTTAATTTAGTCATATTTCATGTGCAGGTCTTTCACAGTCCAACCAATCCTCTTAGTTTTTATATGAGGATTAAACATTATACTAGATGGGACCATACTAAGAATGCAATCTTGTGCTTTTGCGTAACCCCTTAAGCCTACCAATAAGTCTTCAGCCCAAGTCCAGTAAATTGGAAAGTGTTTTGTTACAGGGCTTGTTTACTTTAAAGCAAATTGTTTACCAAATTAACTTTGTGTTCCAATCCATCTGTCAGTCTCGTTGGACTTCAAAGGGCTCTTCCCCATCCGTGTCAGCCTTCATTTACCAGTCTGATAGCGGAGTTGGGACAGTTAGTTTTATTGATCCTAACGATCCCATTAAACCGCTCGCGGCTGCAGGGCAGGCAGGCCTGACGAGCTCCGGGGCTCCAGGTCACCCCGGGGTCGTAGGCCTGCAGGGCTACTTCCCTCCCAGGCTTCAGGGATCTCTTGGCTCTTTGGCACAGTGCTCATTAAGGCCTTTCATGAATCACAGGCCTTCCTCTGTCTACGGCTGCTCTGAGCTGAGGCTGGATCTACTCCTCTTCCAGACTGCTGAAGCCAATAAGCCATTACAGCAGCGAAGGCAGAGAATAAGTAGGATTTAACTAGATAAGGCACTCCATTGGTAGTAGCCTGACGTTAGGAAAAAAATAGGGCAAATGCTTGGCATTGAGCAGAGGAAACCTACATTGAAATGTGTTTAATTCCGATGAAGCAGAGGACTCATGTGGAAGGTGCATGTATTGTTACAACAGCTGCTCCTCCGAACACCTTACCGTAGGTAAGTTGGCACAGCTGGACTTGACCTCATACTCTATGTAGGCCACCTCGCCTCCTCCCTTCACCCGGCCATCCAGTGTGTAGCACAGGTCCCGTGTGGAGTCGATGAGTCTGTCCAGCTCGTCCAGAGGGTACACACACAGAGCGGAGTCCTCGGAGGGCCCGTTGGAAGAGCTGACCCGGGTGGAGAAGACCCCCAGCAGggtctccccctctctgccacCCCCTTGACCCACCTGGGCTGCCTGGAGGAGGTTGTagttcctctctggggaggtagaAGAGGAGTGACACACCAGGGGTACCTCTACATAGGAGTAGTAGGAGGTGTCATCCAGACACACGCGGGCAGCATACGTACGGTATTCCCGCGACACAGCCTTAATGTCACGGCGATAGAACAAGAAGTACACATGCCCCCGGCGAGCGAAAGCGGCTACAAAATGGTGGTCGTACTCCGAGAGCCTTCCCGCCACGGCCAGTTTGGCCGTCTCCTCGTAAGAGAACACAGGCTCGTGGGCCAGATGGCGTGTGGAGATGGGCGGATGGCTGCTTGTGTAACCACGCCCCACGTAGAGCACGGCCCGCTCCCCGCCTCGGGGCCCCACCACCAGCCCCACTGTGGACACCTCCGGGTCATTGGCCGCCACGTACTGGGTATCCACTGGCCTCTCTGTGGAGAACAGGACCTCCTTCACAGAGGTCAGGCTGCGCTTCTGGCAGGTGCCCTGGTGGACGTTACCACAGGTGATGAGCTCCATGGCTGAGGGGTCCACTAGGAGCAGCTTGTTGTGGTTGGAGGTGCGCTGGGCCTGGGGGCAGTTGGCCTCGGTGACAGGGGGAAGACACTCCTTACTATCAGTCACAGGGCCGGTCCTCTCCTCATGCTCCAGACGCAGGCCGTCTAGCCCGTCCAGCTGGAAGAGGTGGTCCCTGGCCCCCACGTAAACCGTGCCCACAGAGGGGTCCGGGTGTAGGACCAGGTGCTCAAAAGAAGTGTCATTTCTGGAGAAGCGTGGGTAAGTGCGGACAGCGAGGGAGTACGAGGTGGTGATCAGTTGGAGGATGAACAGGGCTGAGATCAGAGCCATCCCAAGTGGCATGGCAAATATTCTGCAAACACAagaatagtttaaaaaaaaacactcaaCATCCAGTTTGCTATACAAATACTTACAGTATTAATAGATATCTATACAATATGTCTAACCATGTGTCCGACGATAAGCTCAAGACGCCAGTCTCCTCTTGATCATCCGCAAACATAACCCATTATTGTTCACTACACCTGTAGAGAAAATAAAATATGGAAATATTATTGCAAATCTAAATGTTAGCCAATAATCCATCAGGACTTCCAACATTGGTTGGATCATGTTCTAGAACCTGCCACCCTGCCACTTTTCTACATCACATGAGCCTTAAAGCGATGTTGCTCATTCTCCATTTAGGACACTTGTCACTCGTCACCTCACTACCCCAGCGAATCAATTGGCCAGTGGGAGTCCTCTATTACAGCTGCAACCCCTTTAATAATTGAGCAGCTCTTCCCCGTCCTCACCCTCCACCCTGGTGAGAGGTCAAGAATGGCTAAGtgcagtagtcctacagtacgtGACTGTAGCCAGTGACATGAGGATGGGGCATAAGAGGGTGAAGAGAGCCCTAGTTGGTGGTCCTGGAGCAGGTGCGTCCAGTGTGTAGCTCTGATACAGTAAGTGTTTCAGTCAGACCCCTCTTTACTTATTCATGGAGGGATAAGAGGTCTGTCACTTCTTGGACGGTAACTTCCAGGCCCACTGCCACAGGGTTGTCCATGAAAAATACATGGATACTTCCATGTGCATCATGTTTTATTGAGTCAAACCTATGTCCAGAATAGGGGTGCGTCGAGAGATAAGAATAGTATGGGGgaataaaacactttctagagCCATTAGCACTATCCACAACATGTCTATTTGTGGGCCTCTATTCCTGTCACTGTTGTCCTTGATGCTCAGTCTCAGTCTAGACCAATTGGCCTGTGATACACAGCTGCACTGTGAGGCCTGGAAACAATGGAGAACACAGCCATGCTACTGGTCTGCAGTCCTCACCAGCTCTTTGAACGGCTGACATCCCATTGTCAATATTTATAGTGCATGGGGACCAATCGTCATGGGAACTTCCTCTTAGTAACTGGAGCTGCAGTATAGGACTGGGAAACCGATAGTCattctttttataatttttttttttttaaagtagcctcattttcaattatttattttacatcCATCACGTTTCCCCTTCCTGATCATGGCTGTAGTGACCTTTCACAAGATTATTCAGCTGAATGTAAGTACTTCTGGAAAAGTAGAGTCTGCCAAATGGCCAAATTGTAATTAGTAATGTAGCActttgttactactgctgctactactgtaaAGTGTAGTGGTTGTAATGATAAAACAATAACTTGGGAGGAGAGGGGGCTCTGTAACAGGGGCATGAAGAGCCAACAATCTCCAGAGTTCATTGGCCTTGTCTGGAATGCATGGCTCTGCCCTGGTGCAGTCCAAGGAACCTATAAATAAACTACTGCTAGGCTATTAGCCTGTCAGCATCACTGGGGGTCTGATCGGGGCTTTACAATCCCACTACACTACAGCCAAGTCCGCTGAGCTCCACAGCTCTATGAGACTCCCCTCTATGTTTATCAATCATTGAAAGTGGTTGCTGTGCATGTTTAACGTTCAACTCTTAATGATCCGTGACAGGGGTCTGAACGCTAAGACCTCATAAAAATGTGAGGTCAGCAGCGAATCCCTCCAAAAAGACAAGGGTGCGATTCTTCATGCGGCGTCTGAATGAGAGACGGCCTCAGGCTCGGAGGCCTGACATTGTTCTGCTGCTCCTGGCATCTCCCCCTCTGGAACACGGCCAAATGGTACTGTACCCGTCTGCTTGAGTTATGACAGGCTCCGGGGAACACACAGCCACCATAGTTCATCGTTTTATGACTACGAGGCAGAATCCAACTACAGTACAGTTAATCTTACACATAGATTTTCTGTTTTACAACACATGAAATGTCACAGCATAGGGTGTGATCGTCAGACTTTGAGGGTATTTTTGTAGTGAATAAAAACAGTCACGGCCAGTCACAGATGTGATTTCTACAGTATAGAATAAAAATGTTTGTAGACAAAGAAAATGTTAATAACAAGCTAATATCAAAGgcggatgtacacacacacacacacacacacacacacacacgtcggcCCTCTGCCAGATCCGTCCACTTCTTTAGGTCTATAGCAAACCACTCTAACAAACGCACAGAgggtctctcttcccctctttttAAAAATGTCCCCGGTGTTGAAAAGGGAGTCTGTGTGTAGCCGTTGGTGGGAATAGTGTCCCTTTCAGTCCTCTCTGACCAAGTGGCTTCTCTGACCGGGTGGAGAATAAAGCCACTTCCTTGTAAAAAGAGCTTCACACAGTCTGGCTTATAACGGGACCCTTCATGTAGGCCTAGACCTTTCTGAAGGTGGTTTGTCAGCGGGAAGCAAGGTGCAGAAAAACCTGGTACAGTTGACAGTAGAGTCTGAAATCAACCCAAACAACATGTGTGACGCAATATAGATACAGCACGGAGTCTGTTGTATGCACAGTAAAGAGACAGCATTCCGCAAGAATGATGGATGGAAGCAGCTGAAATGCTTTCCAAGGGTTTCTGGAGGGGTTGACGATTATGTATTCATACATAGGctatatcatacatatatatagtaGTGTGTAAAACTTAAGTATATGGTGAATTAAGATTGGATCAAATAACACATTTCAAACCCACACTACTGTAAAATAAGGACCCTTCAGAAGAATGGTAGTGAATGATGGGAGGAAGAGAGGCCAGTAAGTGGCTGGTGGTCAGGTCCTGCTGACTGCTGTGGGTACAGGACCAGGGCAGAGTCCAACTGCTCCAACTAAATTACAGGCAAAACTACTGAACTGGGGATTCCTCTGGGATTGATGTGAGCAAAATCTGAACACAGGAAGAGCGTGTGAATGCAGAAAAGAACAAAGGCAAAACTCAAATCTCTTCCTCTATTTCTAGCTTGCTTTCTTTTTACACTCTTTCCCCATTTCTGTGCCACAAACTTTTGCCAAGTGGCATTTAGCGGTTCGGTTCTGTCGAGCAGAAGTAGCTACAACAGAAACGTGCGATTAAGGATTGTTGTGATGGCGTCAATATGTTTTATTCGGACCATATGGTGCTTTAAGCGTCACGCCAAT
The DNA window shown above is from Salmo salar chromosome ssa13, Ssal_v3.1, whole genome shotgun sequence and carries:
- the LOC106566976 gene encoding plexin-B1, with the protein product MPLGMALISALFILQLITTSYSLAVRTYPRFSRNDTSFEHLVLHPDPSVGTVYVGARDHLFQLDGLDGLRLEHEERTGPVTDSKECLPPVTEANCPQAQRTSNHNKLLLVDPSAMELITCGNVHQGTCQKRSLTSVKEVLFSTERPVDTQYVAANDPEVSTVGLVVGPRGGERAVLYVGRGYTSSHPPISTRHLAHEPVFSYEETAKLAVAGRLSEYDHHFVAAFARRGHVYFLFYRRDIKAVSREYRTYAARVCLDDTSYYSYVEVPLVCHSSSTSPERNYNLLQAAQVGQGGGREGETLLGVFSTRVSSSNGPSEDSALCVYPLDELDRLIDSTRDLCYTLDGRVKGGGEVAYIEYEVKSSCANLPTNTLKAYPCGSDHTPSPMASRVPMEAEAVLDSPSARLTAVAVGMRAGHTIAFLGDSKGNLHKVFLGSGGRVEMYSSMLIQPNSPISSDLLLDQTETHIYVMTSAMVEKRPVAECGDHLDCQSCLSARDPYCGWCVLEGRCGQRSQCSRGALQGQWLWSFDHQQQQCLGIQSLSLYNISRGEETDIAVSVKGLPSLVQGEAYSCFYQDVERLATVTDTGVTCSTPDASRLPPIGQGEDSVTIPLSLRFLNVTVAAREFTFFDCGVVQQLSGLMPCRGCVSSRWGCNWCIHQHMCTNKICDEGVTIYNKHFKPTFTPPATKQSDTLTPTLLAAPTLPPTETSIRTSPPVQASTPVPPSTTPITTTPKPTAVPTTLSPTIATTTPSTTLATQATTATLEVTTSLQAGTQTTAGETSVDGDGSLPRTTAGTGETEQTTVTRVELLDWPESPETVAPSSTDGLTDTDHTEPEPSSDTTSTTASGVPLLMDLPTGSDGEEVRLLMDLPTGSDGEEVPLLMDLPTGSDGEEVPLLMDLPTGSDGDEVPLLMDLPTGSDGDEVPLLMDLPTGSDGDEVRLAPSEGTDSPPWTKEWEKGEGETETDPPTSSATVPSEDDDPSQPSQSFTLTPDPDSSADYQSDSSEMDLPDCPCVEKVQGSSLLPVNVERKITLVGRHLHLFQDEDLDYECVLTIEGRSVVVDAYVEPDDTQPSLYFITCQLHQYAYTAFVEEYNAMINVRRRNTFQIDSADDLHVTLFNCSVGRSDCSRCRTADQKYGCAWCGGARSKCSYRDSCAGEIKQSCPAPVIHLMEPISGPVEGGTVVTISGSNLGQKAEDIQNSVTIAGVPCTVINSRYEISSRIVCETTASGGEKSGQASVEVRGGGLGLSSQRFSFQDPALMGISPQKGPKAGGSALTIMGQSLKTGHPSEVSVLIGGVSCLISSEVVDDQITCMTGGSNRTGEHGITVRFGRAQRHLQGAIYHYTSDPNITMAAPSKSFLSGGRMIRVSGQNLDVVQEPRIRVTLSPLESLSPRKKRRTRRSSRDGESRVRRREIPLKRQRRIVPEPDCLEDALCVVKQFETSCAVSSSSLMLCPTPAVGTEAHHARVKVDFLLDNLHFDFNSVGSGAFSYELNPRLYPLNQNDPSKPYHHKPGSIISVEGENLDLAIFKEEVVALIGEGVCSVKTLTHNHLYCEPPSQQPSVMASKKQEGMDSLPEFTVQMGNLNFSLGRVQYDTQGQSTFPLEAQVGVGVGASIVALIVVIIVLIYRRKSKQAVRDYKKVQIQLENLETSVRDRCKKEFTDLMTEMMDCSSDLVGSGIPFLDYKAYAERIFFPGHRESPLRRDLDVPECRRQTVEQGLVQLSNLLNSKLFLTKFIHTLEVQRTFSPRDRAYVASLLTVALHGKLEYFTDILKTLLNDLVVQYVAKNPKLMLRRTESVVEKLLTNWMSICLFTFLRDTAGESFYMLFRAIKHQVDKGPVDAVTGKAKYTLNDNRLLREDIEYKTLTLNVLMPATGNGGMPQTAPAKVLDCDTITQVKEKVLEQAWKGMSFSQRPHTDSLHLEWRAGMAGHLILSDEDLTSVVQGSWKRLNTLQHYKVPDGATVALVPRNSKHIHNDNHDYFPGEKTPMLDDGDEGGVKLWHLVKANEEPDLPKHRRGSLRERERERAKAIPEIYLTRLLSMKGTLQKFVDDLFTVILSTNQPVPMAVKYFFDLLDEQALQHNITDPETIHIWKTNSLPLRFWINILKNPQFIFDVQASDHVDAVLSVIAQTFMDSCTIAEHKLGRDSPINKLLYARDIPRYKQMVERYYADIRQTISASDQEMNSALAELSRNYAGEVNYLVALHELYKYINKYYDQIITALEEDPTAQKMQLGYRLQQIAAAVENKVTDL